In one Desulfovibrio sp. Huiquan2017 genomic region, the following are encoded:
- a CDS encoding tetratricopeptide repeat protein → MKKCIAMLLIASVLAAAGCAVVMGPYYLEQEQYEEGIKVMGEQLKENPDDAASAYYVGRYYLAMNKPKDGLPYLQKAVRLAPENADYVFWTGVAYWAMMDFDRERAAYEKAVSLDPKHVSAHLYLGHGHTDRGEWAQALKQYDVVLKLDPYNPEALYNRARALGGLDRTSDEIAAWKQFLEFYPDGSMAMAATEQLNLHGDFTYRNYIIGKRNVTLRNMTFKPGTNVLDADARASLAVLGAMLRVNKALVVNIVAYAKGDAPLAKARATAVRDYMLNGNPDVDWSRLPLSWFGTAEEVQVGDKTFALDQSVNFITEVR, encoded by the coding sequence GTGAAGAAGTGTATCGCGATGCTGTTGATCGCATCCGTCCTGGCTGCCGCCGGATGCGCCGTGGTGATGGGCCCGTACTATCTGGAACAGGAGCAGTACGAGGAAGGAATCAAGGTCATGGGCGAACAGCTCAAGGAGAACCCTGACGATGCAGCCTCCGCCTATTATGTCGGCCGATACTACCTGGCCATGAACAAGCCCAAGGACGGCCTGCCCTATCTGCAAAAGGCCGTGCGCCTGGCCCCGGAAAACGCGGATTACGTCTTTTGGACCGGGGTGGCCTATTGGGCGATGATGGATTTCGATCGGGAAAGGGCGGCCTACGAGAAGGCCGTCAGCCTGGACCCGAAACATGTTTCCGCCCACCTCTACCTGGGACACGGCCATACCGACCGGGGAGAGTGGGCGCAGGCCCTCAAGCAATACGACGTGGTCCTCAAGCTGGACCCGTACAATCCGGAAGCGCTCTACAACAGGGCCCGGGCCTTGGGGGGACTTGACAGAACGAGCGATGAGATCGCGGCATGGAAGCAGTTCCTGGAGTTTTATCCCGATGGGAGCATGGCCATGGCGGCCACGGAGCAACTCAATCTGCACGGGGACTTCACCTACCGCAATTACATCATCGGAAAGCGCAACGTCACGCTGCGGAACATGACGTTCAAACCCGGGACCAATGTCCTGGATGCCGATGCCAGAGCCTCGTTGGCAGTGCTCGGTGCGATGCTGCGGGTGAACAAGGCGCTGGTGGTCAACATCGTCGCCTATGCCAAGGGGGATGCCCCGTTGGCCAAGGCTCGCGCCACCGCCGTGCGCGACTACATGCTCAACGGCAATCCGGACGTGGATTGGAGCAGGCTGCCTCTGAGTTGGTTCGGAACCGCCGAAGAGGTCCAAGTGGGCGACAAGACCTTCGCCCTGGACCAGTCGGTGAACTTTATTACCGAGGTTCGGTAA
- a CDS encoding HD domain-containing phosphohydrolase, with product MAEYIDSGSLSETYLQISPNILASFPKFRPPVDLYVFNPDVGRTGRYIRGGERLSRGGQAEVARFAEEGLLYLLREDYRVYAEHLSKNLGLLLVEEGFLPVEVAEIFFIALRNRMGEFLNQPREDTFEALRTDVFVLAEYVWIDPGRMAFLTHTLERDYDLAVHSVNSMLIGLALYLRLTGGKVEKTVLISLILGLLLHDLGMVMVPKFIRDKEQFLIRRDRESIERHIDAGLNMVRRLKIQDPIILECLEQHHERLDGSGYPARRFGRDISTSGRLCAVADSFSAIIGDRPHRSAKDMAEAVRMLIGDGKRYDSALTTLLAKVMAERVTG from the coding sequence ATGGCTGAATATATCGATTCCGGCTCCCTTTCCGAAACCTACCTGCAGATCAGTCCCAATATCCTGGCGAGTTTTCCCAAGTTCCGGCCGCCCGTGGACCTGTACGTTTTCAATCCGGATGTGGGCCGCACGGGCCGTTACATACGCGGCGGGGAACGGCTTTCGCGCGGCGGCCAGGCCGAGGTGGCGCGTTTCGCCGAGGAGGGGCTGCTGTATCTGCTGCGCGAGGACTATCGCGTCTACGCCGAGCATCTGAGCAAAAATCTCGGCCTGCTGCTGGTGGAGGAAGGGTTTCTGCCCGTGGAGGTGGCGGAGATATTCTTCATCGCCTTGCGCAACCGCATGGGCGAATTTTTGAATCAGCCCCGCGAGGATACCTTCGAGGCCTTGCGCACGGATGTCTTCGTCCTGGCCGAATATGTCTGGATCGACCCTGGCCGGATGGCCTTTTTGACGCATACCCTGGAGCGCGACTACGACCTGGCCGTGCATTCGGTGAACAGCATGCTCATCGGCCTGGCCCTGTATCTGCGCCTGACCGGGGGCAAGGTGGAGAAGACCGTGCTCATCAGCCTGATTCTCGGGCTGTTGCTCCATGATCTGGGCATGGTCATGGTTCCGAAGTTCATCCGCGACAAGGAGCAGTTTCTGATCCGCCGGGATCGGGAATCCATTGAGCGGCACATCGATGCCGGATTGAATATGGTCCGGCGGCTCAAGATCCAGGACCCGATCATCCTGGAGTGCCTGGAACAACACCACGAGCGGCTGGACGGTTCGGGCTACCCTGCCCGCCGGTTCGGCAGGGACATCTCAACCTCGGGCAGGCTGTGCGCCGTGGCCGATTCCTTTTCGGCCATTATCGGCGACAGGCCCCACCGTTCGGCGAAGGATATGGCGGAGGCCGTGCGTATGCTCATCGGGGACGGCAAGCGGTACGATTCGGCCCTGACCACGCTGTTGGCCAAGGTCATGGCCGAGCGCGTTACAGGGTGA
- a CDS encoding GNAT family N-acetyltransferase — translation MTRDILLRFDMDGVDWAEAAEIFERAPLGTREPDTLRRTFENSDLTCFAQDGERLVGIARALSDHTVHSVIYDLCMLPEYQGKGLGTRMMKAMLERLGTPNVVLWAVPGKEPFYARLGFKPMRTAMTLAENPERSAARGYITL, via the coding sequence ATGACCCGGGACATCCTTTTGCGCTTCGACATGGACGGCGTGGATTGGGCGGAAGCCGCCGAAATCTTCGAACGGGCCCCGCTGGGCACCCGTGAGCCGGACACCCTGCGCCGGACCTTCGAAAACAGCGACCTGACCTGTTTCGCCCAGGACGGGGAGCGGCTTGTGGGCATAGCCCGCGCCCTGAGCGACCACACGGTCCATTCGGTCATTTACGACTTGTGCATGTTGCCGGAATATCAGGGCAAGGGGCTGGGAACGCGAATGATGAAGGCCATGCTTGAACGGCTGGGCACGCCAAACGTGGTTCTGTGGGCCGTGCCGGGCAAGGAGCCGTTCTACGCCAGGTTGGGCTTCAAGCCCATGCGCACGGCCATGACCCTGGCCGAAAACCCCGAACGATCCGCCGCCAGGGGCTACATCACCCTGTAA
- a CDS encoding acyl-ACP thioesterase domain-containing protein, whose product MTTDSPLTFEHGYDIRSYEPRPDGRVSVTAICNQLQDAASRHADRLGFGHGDLQQSGHFWILARLHLMVDRLPGFGGRTNILTWPSGNERLVALRDFLIYDEDGEMGRATTSWVTMNTRTHRPDAPETVLNERFIPDREHALTFPSKAVTRLKEGEYDTTLTARRGDMDINGHVNNVKYLEYGFEAVPAEWIEEHRCHGVDIQFRSEAFPGDTIVSACTKGEPDQGMDTFVHSLTRASDGREIVRMRSWWKRP is encoded by the coding sequence ATGACAACCGATTCCCCCCTGACCTTCGAACACGGCTACGACATTCGCTCCTACGAACCGCGCCCGGACGGCCGCGTGTCCGTGACCGCCATCTGCAACCAATTGCAGGACGCGGCCTCGCGCCATGCGGACCGGCTCGGCTTCGGCCACGGCGATCTGCAACAGAGCGGCCATTTCTGGATCCTGGCCCGTCTTCACCTCATGGTGGACCGGCTGCCCGGCTTCGGCGGACGCACGAACATCCTGACCTGGCCCTCGGGCAACGAGCGACTGGTGGCCCTGCGCGACTTCCTGATCTACGACGAGGATGGGGAAATGGGCCGGGCGACCACTTCCTGGGTAACCATGAACACGCGGACCCACCGTCCCGACGCACCCGAGACCGTGCTCAACGAGCGGTTCATCCCGGACCGCGAACACGCCCTGACCTTTCCCTCCAAGGCCGTAACCCGGCTTAAGGAAGGCGAATACGACACGACCCTCACGGCACGACGCGGCGACATGGACATCAACGGCCATGTGAACAACGTGAAGTATCTGGAATACGGCTTCGAGGCCGTGCCCGCCGAATGGATCGAGGAGCATCGCTGCCATGGGGTGGACATCCAGTTCCGCAGCGAGGCCTTCCCCGGCGACACGATCGTCTCCGCCTGCACCAAGGGCGAACCGGACCAAGGCATGGACACCTTCGTGCACAGCCTGACCCGGGCCTCGGACGGTCGGGAAATCGTGCGCATGCGCTCATGGTGGAAGCGGCCATGA
- a CDS encoding transporter substrate-binding domain-containing protein codes for MGIRTVLLCMIILCFGSPAQAQGPLVFGYGGGSLSLASLKVLQEAYGRLGIKIGGRRLPAARSLEMAEEGSVDGEVNRIRAIEEDYPNLLRIDVPVNRLEGVILTCNGSLEHVSMETVRKLHLGIKIGNRYAEMLTDGMPDVVRLPHESKLMNLLLKGRLDALLVDRAWAEHEIAKPGMGCLRINEPPLVVVPLYHYLNRRHAALVPMITGELRAMRDSGEIDHILGAIRPH; via the coding sequence ATGGGAATACGTACCGTCCTGCTCTGCATGATCATCCTGTGTTTCGGCTCCCCGGCCCAGGCCCAAGGTCCTCTGGTCTTCGGCTACGGCGGGGGTTCCCTGTCCCTCGCCTCGCTCAAGGTGCTTCAGGAGGCTTACGGACGCCTCGGCATCAAGATCGGCGGACGGCGACTGCCCGCGGCCCGTTCCCTGGAAATGGCCGAGGAAGGCAGCGTGGACGGCGAGGTCAACCGCATCCGGGCCATCGAGGAGGACTACCCCAACCTCCTGCGCATCGACGTGCCGGTGAATCGTCTGGAAGGCGTCATCCTGACCTGCAACGGCAGCCTGGAGCACGTCTCCATGGAAACCGTGCGTAAGCTGCATCTGGGCATCAAGATCGGCAACCGCTACGCCGAGATGCTCACCGACGGCATGCCCGACGTGGTCCGCCTGCCCCATGAAAGCAAGCTGATGAACCTGCTCCTGAAGGGAAGACTCGACGCACTGCTGGTAGACCGAGCCTGGGCCGAACACGAAATCGCGAAGCCCGGCATGGGCTGCCTGCGCATCAACGAACCGCCCCTGGTGGTGGTTCCGCTCTATCACTACCTGAACCGCCGCCACGCCGCCCTGGTTCCCATGATCACGGGCGAACTCCGGGCCATGCGGGATTCCGGCGAAATCGACCACATTCTCGGCGCGATCCGCCCGCACTGA
- a CDS encoding MarC family protein: protein MINLFISLYIKWFFLLTPFFVLSVFLSMTEGMEKGAQKKLALRTTMAVLVISLVLYFAGNPIFSTLGITLDGFRVGSGALLFLSAVSLVSGKRQRPEPDDDSDVAVVPLAMPITVGPATIGTLLILGAELSTPEQKLIGAAALVCACLSVGFILSSSSTLKRFIGRMGINVLTKITGLVLSAMAAQIAFTGVRNFLS from the coding sequence GTGATCAACCTGTTCATCTCGCTCTACATAAAGTGGTTCTTCCTGCTGACGCCATTTTTCGTGCTGTCCGTGTTTCTGTCCATGACCGAGGGGATGGAGAAGGGGGCGCAGAAGAAACTGGCCCTGCGGACGACCATGGCGGTGCTGGTCATTTCCCTGGTGCTCTACTTTGCCGGAAACCCGATCTTTTCCACGCTGGGCATCACCTTGGACGGGTTCCGGGTAGGGTCCGGAGCGCTGCTGTTCCTGTCGGCCGTCTCGCTGGTCTCGGGAAAGCGGCAGCGGCCCGAGCCCGACGACGACTCGGATGTGGCCGTGGTGCCCCTGGCCATGCCCATCACCGTGGGCCCGGCGACCATCGGCACCCTGCTCATCCTGGGCGCGGAGCTGTCCACCCCCGAGCAAAAGCTGATCGGCGCGGCCGCCCTGGTCTGCGCCTGCCTGTCCGTGGGCTTCATCCTGTCCTCCTCGTCCACCCTGAAGCGGTTCATCGGCCGGATGGGAATCAACGTCCTGACCAAGATCACCGGCCTGGTCCTATCGGCCATGGCCGCCCAGATCGCCTTCACCGGCGTGCGTAACTTCCTGTCCTGA